From Fusobacterium sp. IOR10, a single genomic window includes:
- a CDS encoding SufD family Fe-S cluster assembly protein: MLNNVDKELLEKIADLHQVPTGAYNIRKNGGGESRKTTENINIITKTDKPGIDIIIKENTKNESVHIPVILSKEGLQDMVYNTFEVGANCDVVIIAGCGIHGCGTEDSGHSGVHEFFVRENAKMKYVEKHYGDGDGSGKRIMNPKTIIEAFENSFVELEMDQIKGIDSTVRDTEIILHKNAKLVITERLLTDGHQRAESNIIVTLEGEGSSAQVISRSVAQGESSQNFNMELIGKAKCRGHIQCDSIITGNAKVSSSPRISAIHSEAELIHEATVGRIASDQLTKLMTIGITEEEAEEIIIKGFLG, from the coding sequence ATGTTAAATAATGTTGACAAAGAGCTTTTAGAAAAGATTGCAGATTTACACCAAGTACCAACAGGAGCCTATAATATAAGAAAAAATGGTGGGGGAGAATCTAGAAAAACCACTGAAAATATAAATATTATAACTAAGACAGACAAGCCTGGTATTGATATTATAATTAAAGAAAACACTAAAAATGAAAGTGTTCACATACCTGTTATTCTTTCTAAAGAAGGTTTACAAGATATGGTATATAATACTTTTGAAGTTGGAGCTAACTGTGATGTTGTTATTATAGCTGGTTGCGGAATTCATGGTTGCGGAACTGAAGATTCTGGACATAGTGGTGTTCATGAATTTTTTGTAAGGGAAAATGCAAAAATGAAATATGTTGAAAAACATTATGGGGATGGTGACGGAAGTGGAAAAAGAATCATGAACCCTAAGACTATTATAGAAGCTTTTGAAAATAGTTTTGTTGAATTGGAAATGGATCAAATAAAGGGAATTGATTCCACAGTAAGGGATACTGAAATCATTTTACATAAAAATGCTAAATTAGTAATAACTGAAAGACTTTTAACTGACGGACATCAAAGGGCTGAATCTAATATAATTGTAACTTTAGAAGGGGAAGGATCATCTGCTCAAGTTATATCCCGTTCAGTTGCTCAAGGGGAATCTTCTCAAAACTTCAATATGGAGTTAATTGGTAAGGCAAAATGTAGAGGGCATATTCAATGTGATTCTATTATAACTGGAAATGCTAAGGTATCTTCATCTCCTAGAATTTCTGCTATACACTCTGAAGCTGAGCTTATTCATGAGGCAACTGTTGGAAGAATAGCTTCTGATCAATTAACTAAATTAATGACAATTGGAATAACAGAGGAAGAAGCTGAGGAAATTATTATCAAAGGATTCTTAGGATAA